In a single window of the Flavobacterium ammoniigenes genome:
- the aspS gene encoding aspartate--tRNA ligase has protein sequence MYRSHNCGELNASHINTEVTLAGWVQKSRDKGFMNWVDLRDRYGITQLIFDESRTEKTVFELAKTLGREFVIQVKGTVIERESKNTTIPTGEIEILVSEMTILNAALTPPFTIEDETDGGEDIRMKYRYLDIRRNPVKNSLLFRHKVAMEVRKYLSDLDFCEVETPYLIKSTPEGARDFVVPSRMNEGQFYALPQSPQTFKQLLMVGGMDKYFQIVKCFRDEDLRADRQPEFTQIDCEMAFVEQEDILNVFEGLTRHLLKEIKGVEVAKFPRITYDYAMKTYGNDKPDIRFGMEFGELNAVAQHKDFPVFNTAELVVGIAVPGAGNYTRKEIDALIDWVKRPQIGASGMVYVKCNDDGTYKSSVDKFYDQDDLAHWAKATQAQPGDMIFVLSGPANKTRGQLSALRMELATRLGLRKPDEFAPLWVVDFPLLEFDEESGRYHAMHHPFTSPKPEDINLLATEPGKVRANAYDMVLNGNEIGGGSIRIHDKATQELMFKYLGFTPEEAKAQFGFLMDAFQFGAPPHGGLAFGLDRLVAILGGQETIRDFIAFPKNNSGRDVMIDAPSTIDDAQLKELHIQLNIQA, from the coding sequence ATGTACAGAAGTCATAACTGTGGCGAATTGAACGCCTCACATATCAATACAGAAGTAACATTAGCGGGTTGGGTGCAAAAATCGCGCGATAAAGGATTTATGAATTGGGTCGATTTACGCGACCGTTATGGAATAACCCAATTGATTTTTGACGAAAGTCGTACCGAAAAAACTGTTTTTGAATTGGCTAAAACCCTTGGACGCGAATTTGTAATTCAAGTAAAAGGAACTGTGATTGAGCGTGAATCAAAAAATACAACTATCCCAACCGGAGAAATTGAGATTTTGGTTTCAGAGATGACTATTTTGAATGCGGCCTTGACTCCTCCTTTCACTATTGAAGATGAAACAGACGGCGGTGAAGACATCCGAATGAAATACCGTTACCTTGACATTCGAAGAAATCCAGTAAAAAACAGTTTGCTTTTCCGTCACAAAGTGGCCATGGAAGTACGAAAATACCTTTCTGATTTGGATTTTTGCGAAGTAGAAACACCCTATTTAATCAAATCGACTCCGGAAGGAGCAAGAGATTTTGTGGTGCCTTCGCGCATGAACGAGGGACAATTTTATGCTTTACCCCAATCGCCTCAAACTTTCAAACAATTGTTGATGGTAGGTGGTATGGACAAGTATTTCCAAATTGTAAAATGTTTCCGTGACGAAGATTTACGTGCCGACAGACAACCCGAGTTTACTCAAATTGACTGCGAAATGGCCTTTGTAGAACAAGAAGATATTTTGAATGTTTTTGAAGGACTAACCCGTCATTTATTAAAAGAAATAAAAGGTGTTGAAGTAGCCAAATTTCCAAGAATTACCTACGATTATGCCATGAAAACCTACGGAAATGACAAGCCAGACATTCGTTTCGGAATGGAATTTGGCGAACTAAATGCTGTAGCACAACATAAGGATTTCCCCGTTTTTAATACCGCTGAATTAGTAGTAGGAATTGCTGTTCCAGGCGCTGGAAATTACACTCGAAAAGAAATTGATGCTTTGATTGATTGGGTAAAACGCCCACAAATTGGTGCTTCAGGAATGGTCTATGTAAAATGCAACGACGATGGGACCTACAAATCATCTGTAGATAAATTTTACGATCAAGACGATTTGGCACACTGGGCTAAAGCCACACAAGCACAACCAGGCGATATGATTTTTGTCTTATCAGGACCTGCAAACAAAACCAGAGGACAACTTTCGGCTTTACGAATGGAATTAGCGACTCGTTTAGGTTTGAGAAAACCAGACGAATTTGCACCATTATGGGTGGTTGATTTCCCATTATTAGAATTTGATGAAGAAAGTGGTCGTTACCATGCAATGCACCACCCGTTTACGTCTCCTAAACCAGAAGATATTAACTTATTGGCAACTGAGCCAGGAAAAGTGCGTGCCAATGCCTATGATATGGTATTGAACGGAAATGAAATTGGCGGAGGTTCGATTCGTATTCACGACAAAGCCACACAAGAATTGATGTTTAAATATTTAGGTTTTACCCCTGAAGAAGCTAAAGCCCAATTTGGGTTCTTGATGGATGCCTTCCAATTTGGCGCTCCTCCTCACGGTGGCTTAGCCTTTGGATTGGACCGTTTAGTTGCAATTTTAGGGGGGCAAGAAACCATTCGTGATTTTATTGCATTCCCAAAAAACAATTCGGGACGCGATGTCATGATTGACGCACCTTCAACTATTGATGACGCACAATTGAAAGAATTACACATTCAATTGAATATTCAAGCGTAG
- a CDS encoding efflux RND transporter permease subunit: MSHQNKEFGISSWAVDNRVTVYILTFIIVIAGLTAYINMPREDFPEIIENKIYISSVFPGNSAEDVEKLVIKPLEKQIKNISGVDKVTSSSFQDYGMIIAEFSDDVTVEQAKQKIKDKVDNAKSDTDWPNMDNGSKVEPNVFELNISEEVPILNINLQGNYTTQQLKKYGELLQDDIEEISEIKKVDILGVDDKEVEIAVDIFKMTAAQVTFDDIQNAVKYENMTLSGGNLTSQGSRNNIRIVGEFKDPKELENIIVKSFGGTVYLKNIATVSFKEKEKTTYAREKGTEVVMLNVKKRSNQNMISAIDQVKERVALAQETYLPKNLKVELTSDQSSRVEHQVDELSNHIIFGIILVMIVLMFTMGLRNSLFVGAAIPLSMMIAFAILSMFGLTLNTMVLFGLVMGLGMLVDDGIVVVDNVYANMQKGMTRIQASKVGIGEIAWPVISSTATTLMAFLPFALWPGTMGKFMKYFPITLTVTLTGSLFVAMVINAAMTGGSMALEDKNIKKKSLRFYTILFIALGVLFAVPGNIYDSKLLRGLGHLLLISVGLMWLYYWKVFQWTQDFQYSFFPRMEEKYKIFLAKILSGKTAWKAFGGIIVLLFFSFILLGIFPRKVLFFPDNIPNQAIAYIEYPQGTTIEKTNKATLFVEKQIIQILEKYVDPATDKNFMAESIISQVGVGAGNPNVDAGSASETPYKGKVTVSFSEFKFRKGINTSVILEEIRSKVTGIAGATVTVEKDSNGPPAGYPISIQLTGADYEQMLTEADKMIAFIDSKNIPGIEKLSIDINKESPELEVKVDRANAGSMGISTGQLGFNLRRSVYGQEISTYKEGDDDYNIVMRMQDDQRKNENILFNQSMTFRNPSNGQIMQVPISAVSQTEKTNTYNQIKRKNHKRIMTIYSNVLTGYNGDEITKQIQEELKSYNLPKSVTYSFSGVQEEQGKNQSFLMYALFLALAGITIIIVLQFNSVSKTMIIMFTVLLSFSGVFYGYVIANMDFVILMTMMGIISLAGVVVKNGIVLMDFFVLLLDKKVADKQLESHDDLSLEEIKEVIIESGKSRLRPVLLTALTAILGLIPLAIGLNFDFFTLVTDFNPHFFMGGDNVMFWGPLAWTIIFGLTYATVLTLVMVPVMFYLVKRTKYWLRDRRNKRNQEALAE, from the coding sequence ATGAGTCATCAAAATAAAGAATTCGGCATTTCAAGTTGGGCGGTAGACAATCGTGTTACCGTTTATATCTTGACTTTCATTATTGTCATTGCAGGTTTGACTGCATACATTAATATGCCTCGTGAAGATTTCCCTGAAATTATCGAGAACAAAATATACATTTCCTCTGTGTTTCCTGGAAACTCAGCTGAAGATGTTGAAAAATTGGTCATCAAACCCCTTGAAAAACAAATCAAAAACATCAGTGGAGTTGATAAAGTAACATCGAGTTCATTTCAAGATTACGGAATGATTATCGCTGAATTTTCAGATGATGTTACGGTAGAACAAGCCAAACAAAAAATTAAAGATAAAGTAGACAATGCTAAGTCAGATACCGATTGGCCCAATATGGACAACGGTAGTAAGGTAGAGCCCAATGTTTTTGAATTGAACATCTCTGAGGAAGTGCCTATTTTGAACATCAACTTACAGGGGAATTATACTACCCAACAGTTAAAAAAATATGGGGAATTACTACAAGATGATATCGAAGAAATTTCAGAAATCAAAAAAGTTGACATTCTAGGTGTCGATGATAAAGAAGTTGAAATTGCGGTTGATATCTTTAAAATGACAGCCGCTCAAGTAACTTTTGACGACATTCAAAATGCAGTTAAATACGAAAACATGACCCTTTCGGGTGGGAATTTAACTTCGCAAGGATCTCGAAATAACATTCGAATTGTTGGTGAATTTAAAGACCCAAAAGAGTTAGAAAACATCATTGTGAAATCGTTTGGTGGAACCGTGTATCTTAAAAACATTGCGACAGTAAGTTTTAAAGAAAAAGAAAAAACAACTTATGCTCGTGAAAAAGGAACTGAAGTAGTGATGTTGAACGTTAAAAAACGTTCCAATCAAAACATGATTTCGGCTATTGATCAAGTAAAAGAAAGAGTTGCTTTAGCACAAGAAACTTATTTGCCTAAAAACTTAAAAGTAGAATTAACAAGCGATCAATCGTCTCGAGTAGAACACCAAGTAGATGAATTATCTAACCACATCATTTTCGGAATCATTCTGGTAATGATTGTGTTAATGTTTACTATGGGATTGCGTAACTCATTATTTGTAGGCGCTGCCATTCCATTGTCTATGATGATTGCCTTTGCCATTCTTTCCATGTTTGGTTTGACCCTAAACACTATGGTGCTTTTTGGTTTGGTAATGGGATTAGGAATGCTGGTAGATGACGGTATTGTGGTAGTGGATAATGTGTATGCCAATATGCAAAAAGGAATGACCCGAATTCAGGCTTCTAAAGTGGGAATTGGAGAAATTGCTTGGCCGGTAATTTCGTCAACAGCTACTACATTGATGGCCTTTTTGCCTTTTGCCCTTTGGCCAGGAACTATGGGTAAATTCATGAAATATTTCCCAATCACCTTGACAGTAACTTTAACTGGATCTTTATTTGTAGCGATGGTTATCAACGCTGCTATGACAGGTGGTTCTATGGCTTTAGAAGATAAAAACATCAAGAAGAAAAGCTTGCGATTTTACACTATTCTTTTCATCGCTTTGGGTGTTTTATTTGCTGTTCCAGGTAATATTTACGATAGTAAGTTATTGCGTGGATTAGGACATTTATTACTAATATCTGTTGGATTGATGTGGCTATATTATTGGAAAGTGTTCCAATGGACCCAAGATTTTCAGTACAGTTTCTTTCCTAGAATGGAAGAAAAATACAAAATCTTTTTAGCTAAAATTTTATCTGGAAAAACAGCTTGGAAAGCCTTTGGAGGTATTATTGTTTTACTTTTCTTCTCGTTTATACTTTTGGGAATTTTCCCTAGAAAAGTATTGTTCTTCCCTGATAATATTCCGAACCAAGCCATTGCTTATATCGAATATCCTCAAGGGACAACGATCGAAAAAACCAACAAGGCGACTTTGTTTGTAGAAAAACAAATTATTCAAATTTTAGAAAAATATGTAGACCCTGCTACTGACAAAAATTTCATGGCGGAATCGATTATTTCGCAAGTGGGTGTGGGTGCTGGTAATCCAAATGTAGACGCTGGATCAGCTTCTGAAACACCTTATAAAGGTAAAGTGACTGTGAGCTTCTCTGAATTCAAATTTAGAAAAGGTATCAATACTTCTGTGATTTTAGAAGAAATCAGAAGTAAAGTTACCGGAATTGCTGGTGCTACTGTAACTGTAGAAAAAGATTCAAACGGACCGCCTGCAGGGTATCCAATTAGTATTCAATTAACAGGTGCTGATTACGAACAAATGTTGACTGAAGCCGACAAAATGATTGCTTTTATAGATTCTAAAAACATTCCGGGTATCGAAAAATTGAGCATTGATATCAACAAAGAAAGTCCTGAATTGGAAGTAAAAGTAGATCGTGCCAATGCCGGAAGTATGGGAATTTCTACTGGACAACTTGGGTTTAACCTTCGTCGTTCGGTTTACGGACAAGAAATATCAACTTACAAAGAAGGCGATGACGATTACAATATTGTCATGCGTATGCAAGACGACCAACGTAAAAACGAAAACATCCTTTTCAACCAATCGATGACGTTCAGAAACCCAAGTAATGGTCAAATCATGCAAGTGCCTATTTCGGCTGTTTCACAAACGGAAAAAACCAATACGTATAATCAGATCAAGAGAAAGAATCACAAACGAATTATGACTATTTATTCGAATGTGTTGACCGGTTATAATGGCGATGAAATTACCAAACAAATCCAGGAAGAACTAAAAAGTTACAACCTACCGAAAAGTGTGACTTATTCGTTCTCTGGAGTACAAGAAGAACAAGGTAAAAACCAAAGTTTCTTGATGTATGCCTTGTTTTTAGCCTTGGCTGGAATTACCATCATTATTGTATTGCAGTTTAACTCCGTATCAAAAACCATGATCATCATGTTTACCGTATTGTTGAGTTTTAGTGGTGTATTTTATGGTTACGTAATTGCCAATATGGATTTTGTAATCTTAATGACCATGATGGGAATCATTTCGCTAGCTGGAGTTGTGGTGAAAAACGGAATCGTATTAATGGACTTCTTTGTCTTATTATTGGACAAAAAAGTAGCAGACAAACAACTGGAAAGCCACGACGATTTAAGCTTGGAGGAAATTAAAGAAGTAATTATTGAATCTGGAAAATCAAGATTGCGTCCGGTATTATTAACCGCTTTAACCGCAATCTTGGGATTAATTCCATTAGCAATCGGATTGAACTTTGACTTCTTTACTTTGGTAACTGATTTCAACCCACATTTCTTTATGGGTGGAGATAATGTGATGTTCTGGGGCCCTTTGGCTTGGACCATTATCTTCGGATTGACCTATGCTACAGTACTAACTTTAGTAATGGTGCCAGTAATGTTTTATTTAGTAAAACGAACTAAATACTGGTTGCGTGACCGACGCAACAAAAGAAATCAAGAGGCTTTAGCGGAATAA
- a CDS encoding four helix bundle protein: MKTFSFEKLIAWQKARELASEIYKTTKLFPKDELFGLTSQMRRCAVSIASNLAEGSGRNSMKDKARFTEIAFGSALELLNQLILSFDFEYFEEQKYIEIREKITEVTVLINGLYKSQLPK; encoded by the coding sequence ATGAAAACATTTAGTTTTGAAAAACTTATTGCTTGGCAAAAAGCAAGAGAATTAGCTTCTGAAATTTATAAAACTACAAAGCTTTTCCCAAAAGATGAACTTTTTGGTTTGACTAGTCAAATGAGAAGATGTGCCGTTTCTATAGCTTCAAATTTAGCTGAAGGCTCTGGCAGAAATTCTATGAAAGATAAAGCGAGATTTACTGAAATTGCATTTGGATCTGCTTTAGAATTGTTGAACCAATTGATTTTGTCATTTGATTTTGAATACTTTGAAGAACAAAAATATATTGAAATTAGAGAAAAAATAACCGAGGTTACTGTGTTAATTAATGGATTATATAAATCACAATTACCTAAATAA
- a CDS encoding efflux RND transporter periplasmic adaptor subunit, with translation MTKQLFALLIAATLVVSCGEKNNNQTVDQLIAAKNNKELQARKAAIQADLAKIEAALATLNVRKEEALVSVATLKDTVFNHYLDIQGSVETKENILIQPEMPGTLVALNVKAGQRVSKGQLLARVDDGGSSQQVASLETQYQLAKTTFERQKNLWSQKIGSEIQYLQAQTQMLSLQRSVAQAKAMLSKTEIRAPFSGTIDEVFVERGQVVSAGPQGLMRIVNLNNMYVSTSIPESYIGKLKVGTQVDVFLTSLNKNYKGKVRQIGNFINPNNRSFGIEVSIPNPENLLRPNQVAKLKVIDYTVKNAIVVPSNVVQEDGKGNQFVFVAANSNGKTATAKKTMVTVGKSSDNLTEILSGLNANDIIVIEGVNTISEGMKLNF, from the coding sequence ATGACAAAACAACTTTTCGCATTATTGATCGCAGCTACACTAGTTGTTTCTTGCGGAGAAAAAAACAACAATCAAACCGTAGATCAATTGATTGCAGCTAAAAACAACAAAGAATTACAAGCAAGAAAAGCGGCTATACAAGCTGACTTAGCTAAGATTGAAGCGGCGTTAGCTACTTTGAACGTAAGAAAAGAAGAAGCTTTGGTTTCGGTTGCTACTTTGAAAGACACTGTGTTCAATCACTATTTGGATATCCAAGGAAGTGTGGAAACTAAAGAGAATATCTTAATTCAACCTGAAATGCCAGGAACTTTAGTAGCACTTAATGTAAAAGCAGGACAACGCGTAAGCAAAGGACAGCTTTTAGCTCGTGTAGATGATGGTGGCTCTAGCCAACAAGTTGCTAGTTTAGAAACACAATACCAATTGGCTAAAACAACTTTTGAAAGACAAAAAAATCTTTGGAGTCAAAAAATTGGTTCAGAAATTCAGTATTTACAAGCACAAACACAAATGTTGAGCTTACAACGTTCCGTAGCACAAGCCAAAGCTATGTTGTCAAAAACGGAAATTCGCGCGCCATTCTCTGGTACCATTGACGAAGTTTTTGTAGAAAGAGGACAAGTTGTTTCAGCAGGACCACAAGGTTTAATGCGAATTGTTAACCTTAATAATATGTACGTTTCCACTTCGATTCCTGAAAGCTATATTGGCAAGTTGAAAGTAGGAACTCAAGTTGATGTTTTCTTGACTTCATTGAATAAAAATTACAAAGGGAAAGTACGTCAGATTGGAAATTTCATCAATCCAAACAACAGAAGTTTCGGAATTGAAGTAAGCATTCCAAATCCTGAAAATTTATTGCGCCCTAACCAAGTAGCCAAATTAAAAGTAATTGATTACACTGTTAAAAATGCAATTGTTGTACCTTCAAATGTGGTTCAAGAAGACGGTAAAGGAAACCAATTTGTTTTTGTAGCTGCCAACAGCAATGGAAAAACTGCTACTGCTAAAAAAACAATGGTAACTGTAGGAAAATCATCTGACAATCTAACCGAAATCCTAAGCGGCTTAAATGCTAATGATATCATTGTAATTGAAGGAGTCAACACGATTTCGGAAGGAATGAAATTGAATTTTTAG
- a CDS encoding TolC family protein: MKKIQLIVLLTLSFVMQAQTNTLKESYSFSLNEAIDYALKNNYSAINAGRDIDAAKKKKWETTTIGLPQINASLGYQNNIELQKSLIPAEFFGGTKGEFAEVAFGTRHNMLGSATVSQLLFNGSYLVGLQSAKVYLQISENAKIKTNQEIREMVVNAYGNVLLANESIAILEKNKLNLEKTLNETNQIFKNGLIEEENVEQLQITLTTIKSAQENIKRQKVIATNMLKLILGITIDKELVLTENLNNLSLNNINFELTTTPFQVENSIDFKIQENLVQSKKLLLLLEKSNALPSLGAAYNIGYNAFGNQFQFFTNNQKWLNFANVGVSLNVPIFSSLGRSARTQQAKIALEQAKTQMLQVEQSLKLQFEKAKSDYEYSLEQLNTTKSSLALAERIENKQQIKLKEGLSSSFDLSEAQRQLYSTQQNYLQAMLDVINKKASLEKITTKN, encoded by the coding sequence ATGAAGAAAATCCAATTAATTGTCCTCTTAACTCTTAGTTTTGTGATGCAGGCACAAACTAACACCCTCAAAGAATCCTATTCTTTTAGCTTAAACGAAGCTATTGATTACGCTTTAAAAAACAACTATTCTGCTATCAATGCCGGTCGAGATATTGATGCGGCTAAAAAGAAAAAATGGGAAACCACCACTATAGGTTTGCCACAAATCAATGCGTCGCTTGGATACCAAAACAATATTGAATTGCAAAAATCCTTGATCCCAGCTGAATTTTTTGGCGGAACAAAAGGTGAATTTGCCGAGGTAGCTTTTGGAACCAGACACAATATGTTGGGAAGCGCAACAGTTAGCCAACTCCTCTTCAATGGTTCCTATTTGGTTGGATTGCAATCGGCAAAAGTGTATTTGCAAATTTCAGAAAATGCCAAAATCAAAACCAATCAAGAAATTCGTGAAATGGTAGTCAATGCGTATGGCAATGTATTGCTAGCCAATGAGAGTATTGCTATATTGGAAAAGAATAAATTGAATTTGGAGAAAACCTTAAATGAAACCAATCAAATTTTCAAAAACGGTTTGATTGAAGAAGAAAATGTAGAACAACTTCAAATTACCTTGACTACGATTAAAAGTGCTCAAGAAAACATCAAAAGACAAAAGGTAATTGCTACCAATATGTTGAAATTAATTCTTGGAATTACAATTGACAAAGAGTTGGTTTTGACTGAAAACCTAAACAACCTTAGTTTAAACAACATCAATTTTGAGTTAACTACTACCCCTTTTCAAGTAGAAAATTCTATTGATTTCAAAATTCAAGAGAACCTTGTTCAAAGCAAAAAATTATTGCTTTTATTGGAAAAAAGTAATGCACTTCCATCTTTAGGAGCAGCCTATAATATTGGGTATAATGCTTTTGGAAACCAATTTCAGTTTTTTACCAACAATCAAAAATGGTTGAATTTTGCTAATGTTGGAGTCAGTTTGAATGTTCCTATTTTTAGCAGTTTAGGAAGAAGTGCTCGCACACAACAAGCTAAGATTGCTTTGGAACAAGCCAAAACACAAATGTTACAAGTAGAACAAAGTCTTAAACTACAATTTGAGAAAGCCAAAAGCGATTACGAATACAGTTTAGAACAATTGAACACCACAAAAAGCAGTTTAGCTCTTGCTGAACGCATTGAAAACAAACAACAAATCAAATTGAAAGAAGGTTTGTCGTCTAGTTTTGATTTGAGTGAGGCACAACGCCAATTGTATTCCACACAACAAAATTATTTACAAGCCATGCTTGACGTAATCAATAAAAAAGCCTCTTTAGAAAAAATAACAACAAAGAACTAA
- a CDS encoding TetR/AcrR family transcriptional regulator, translating to MKEKIIAKATQLFLKLGFKSVTMDDIANEMCISKKTIYKYFCNKELLIAETTETITHTIYTTIDEIVAKKYNAIKENFEIIKMIKEMFVSIETSPSYQLKKHYPEIHEKLTEKLQSECTTLFKQNIEKGIQEGLYRDTINVSSYVYFYYALIFTINENTSSEKKAKKLELEALEYHIRAMATPKGILELNQYIISNQS from the coding sequence ATGAAAGAAAAAATCATTGCAAAAGCGACCCAGCTCTTTTTGAAACTTGGTTTCAAAAGCGTTACTATGGATGATATTGCCAATGAAATGTGTATTTCTAAAAAAACCATCTACAAGTATTTTTGCAATAAAGAACTTTTAATTGCAGAAACGACAGAGACAATTACTCATACTATTTATACCACAATAGATGAGATTGTAGCTAAAAAATACAATGCAATTAAAGAAAATTTCGAGATCATAAAAATGATCAAAGAAATGTTTGTTTCTATTGAAACGTCTCCTTCATATCAGTTAAAAAAACACTATCCCGAAATTCATGAAAAATTAACTGAAAAATTGCAGTCAGAATGTACTACCTTATTCAAACAAAATATTGAAAAAGGAATCCAAGAAGGTTTGTACCGAGACACCATAAACGTGTCGAGTTATGTCTACTTTTATTATGCATTGATTTTTACAATTAATGAAAATACAAGCTCAGAAAAGAAAGCTAAAAAATTAGAATTAGAAGCCTTAGAATACCATATTAGAGCCATGGCAACTCCCAAAGGAATACTAGAATTAAACCAATACATAATTTCAAATCAATCCTAA
- a CDS encoding polyprenyl synthetase family protein has protein sequence MHSIQQYQDFVLDFLNAQPKLREPKNLYEPIQYILGLGGKKIRPVLTLMSAEIFDADYSKALPAALAVEVFHNFSLVHDDIMDDAPLRRGNVTVHEKWNINTGILSGDAMLILAYQYFEQYEPAIFRELAKLFSKTALEVCEGQQWDVDFETRSDVTIPEYLKMIEYKTAVLVAAAMKMGAIVAETSVENGELIYDFGLNLGLAFQLQDDYLDAFGNPATFGKQIGGDIIENKKTYLYLKAIEFASAEEKAKLLQLFSVSLEENKTKIEAVKSIFNTSGASNATQQAIQDYTLKAFATLDKMNISPDKKAILKSFGENLMNRNV, from the coding sequence ATGCATTCCATTCAACAGTATCAAGATTTTGTTTTGGATTTTCTTAACGCACAACCCAAGCTGCGTGAGCCTAAAAATTTATACGAACCTATTCAATACATATTAGGTCTTGGCGGAAAAAAAATAAGACCTGTACTTACTTTGATGAGTGCCGAAATTTTTGATGCCGACTATTCTAAAGCACTTCCAGCAGCATTAGCAGTAGAAGTTTTTCATAATTTTTCGTTAGTGCATGACGACATTATGGATGATGCGCCTTTGCGAAGAGGAAATGTGACGGTGCATGAAAAATGGAATATTAACACCGGCATCCTTTCAGGAGATGCTATGTTGATTTTGGCGTACCAATATTTTGAGCAATACGAACCTGCTATTTTTAGAGAATTAGCCAAGTTGTTTAGCAAGACCGCTTTGGAGGTTTGTGAAGGTCAGCAATGGGATGTAGATTTCGAAACCCGTTCCGATGTAACCATTCCGGAATATTTGAAAATGATTGAATACAAAACGGCAGTTTTGGTTGCAGCAGCTATGAAAATGGGTGCTATTGTAGCCGAAACTTCAGTTGAAAATGGCGAATTAATATACGATTTTGGATTGAATTTAGGTTTGGCGTTCCAATTGCAAGACGATTATTTGGATGCGTTTGGTAATCCAGCCACTTTTGGAAAACAAATTGGTGGCGACATCATCGAAAATAAAAAAACCTATTTGTATCTTAAAGCAATTGAATTTGCTTCGGCAGAAGAGAAAGCCAAATTATTGCAGTTATTTTCGGTCTCACTTGAAGAAAACAAAACCAAAATCGAAGCAGTGAAATCTATTTTCAATACATCTGGCGCTTCAAATGCTACACAACAAGCTATTCAAGACTACACCTTGAAAGCGTTTGCTACCTTAGATAAAATGAACATAAGTCCCGATAAAAAAGCGATATTGAAATCATTTGGAGAGAATTTAATGAATCGAAATGTCTAA